A genomic segment from Danio aesculapii chromosome 17, fDanAes4.1, whole genome shotgun sequence encodes:
- the manea gene encoding glycoprotein endo-alpha-1,2-mannosidase, protein MARFRRKSCCALIALALAVFIITVILKSLSPEDNISSSHFALKLIPPPKEDTNLILSPKPVQMIPVEKAERMENDSQDLPEPNYNVHAFYYVWYGSPQFDGKYVHWDHPLLPHWDPKVAASYSTGRHQPPEDIGANFYPALGPYSSRDPAVLEEHMRQLRMAAVGVLAVSWYPRSMKDDNGEEIDNLLPLILDAADKYQLKVVFHIEPYKGRDDANMRENIQYIVDRYGNHAAFYKYKTSTGKLLPLYYIYDSYLQTPDVWAQLLKPNGISTVRNTPYDGIFIALLVEERHKKDILTAGFDGLYTYFATNGFTYGSSHHNWRTIKTFCDYNDLVFIPSVGPGYIDTSIRPWNAQNTRNRINGKYYETAFNAAVDARPQIISITSFNEWHEGTQIEKAIPKTWGKTVYLDYLPHKPTVYLEITQKWARKFSEEQKKWLE, encoded by the exons ATGGCACGGTTTCGGCGGAAATCATGTTGTGCACTCATCGCTTTAGCCTTGGCTGTGTTTATTATAACAGTCATCCTGAAGTCTTTAAGCCCTGAAGATAACATTTCCAGCAGCCATTTTGCATTAAAGCTTATTCCCCCACCAAAAGAAGACACCAACCTCATTTTATCCCCTAAACCTGTGCAGATGATACCAGTAGAAAAGGCTGAGAGAATGGAGAATGACTCGCAAGATCTCCCTGAACCAAACTACAATGTGCATGCTTTCTACTACGTCTGGTATGGAAGCCCTCAGTTTGATGGAAAGTACGTCCACTGGGATCATCCACTTTTACCGCATTGGGACCCCAAAGTGGCCGCAAGTTATTCAACGGGAAGACACCAGCCTCCTGAGGACATCGGGGCAAATTTCTACCCCGCACTGGGTCCGTACAGCTCCAGAGATCCAGCTGTTTTAGAGGAACACATGAGACAGCTGAGAATGGCTGCTGTGG GTGTTCTAGCGGTTTCGTGGTATCCACGTAGTATGAAGGATGACAATGGAGAAGAAATTGATAACCTATTGCCTTTGATTTTGGATGCAGCTGACAAATATCAGTTGAAG GTTGTGTTTCATATTGAACCATACAAAGGACGAGACGATGCAAATATGCGTGAAAATATTCAGTATATTGTGGATCG CTATGGAAACCATGCTGCtttttataaatacaaaacaagcaCGGGCAAACTTCTTCCCCTCTACTATATATACGACTCGTACTTACAGACTCCAGATGTTTGGGCACAACTGCTAAAGCCGAACGGCATATCGACGGTCAGAAACACACCATACGACGGCATCTTCATCGCTCTTCTTGTGGAAGAAAGACACAAGAAGGACATCCTCACTGCAGGATTTGATGGACTTTACACTTATTTTGCAACCAACGGCTTTACATACGGCTCTTCACATCATAACTGGAGAACCATCAAAACCTTCTGCGACTACAATGACTTGGTGTTTATTCCAAGCGTAGGGCCAGGATATATCGACACTAGTATCCGTCCCTGGAATGCACAGAATACAAGAAACCGCATTAATGGAAAGTATTATGAAACTGCTTTTAATGCTGCAGTGGATGCGAGACCACAGATCATCTCCATAACGTCATTCAATGAATGGCATGAAGGAACGCAGATTGAAAAGGCCATCCCCAAAACGTGGGGTAAAACCGTGTATCTTGACTACCTGCCTCATAAACCAACCGTTTATTTGGAGATAACGCAAAAATGGGCAAGAAAGTTTAGCGAGGAGCAGAAGAAGTGGCTGGAGTAG